GATTCTGCTGGGGCTGGCGTTCATCGTCGCCGAGGCCTTCATGCCCAGCTTCGGCATATTGGGGCTGGGCGGGCTGATCGCCTTTGTGGTGGGGTCGGTGATCCTGATGGACGGCACCAACCAGGCGATCTCGTTACCGGTGATTGGCGGCACCGCCGCGGTGGCCGGTGGTTTCCTGCTGTGGGTGGTGACCCGTTTCGTCGGGCTGCGCCGGCGCCAGGTGGTCAGCGGCGTGGAACAGATGGAAGGTGAACAGGGTGTGGCGCTGGACAGTTTCGCCCGGGACGACGATCTTTACAGAGGCCATGTGCGCCTCAACGGGGAGCGCTGGAACGCCACCAGCCCCTCCGAGATCCACAAGGACGAGCCGGTCCGCGTGACCCGGATCGACGGCCTCACCGCCCGGGTCGAACGCGGCGATGAACCGGACGATTCAACCCACTGACACGCGAGATGAACACCGTTCAAGACGGGGAGGAAGGTTATGCTGGGTAGTCTGATACCGTATATCGCGCCAACCGTTCTGATTCTGCTGATCCTGGGCGCCGCCATCCGCATCATTCCGGAGTACGAACGCGGCGTGGTGTTCTTCCTGGGGCGCTTTCAGGGCGTCAAGGGACCGGGGCTGATCATCGTGATTCCCGGCATCCAGCAACTGATCCGGGTGGATCTGCGGGTGATTACGCTGGACGTGCCCAGCCAGGACGTCATCTCCAAGGACAACGTCACGGTCAAGGTCAACGCGGTGCTGTATTTCCGGGTGGTGGATCCGGAGAAAGCCATCATCCGGGTGGAAAACTACGGCACCGCCACCAGCCAGCTGGCGCAGACCACGCTGCGGTCGGTGATGGGCAAGCACGATCTCGATGAGATGCTGACCGAGCGGGACAAGATCAACGCGGACATCCAGGAGATCATCGATACCCAGACCGAGGAATGGGGCATCAAGGTCGCCAACGTGGAGATCAAGCACGTGGATCTGGACGAGTCGATGATTCGCGCCATTGCGCGTCAGGCGGAAGCCGAGCGGGAACGCCGGGCCAAGGTGATCCACGCCGAGGGCGAGCTGCAGGCCTCGGAGAAACTGGTCGAGGCGGCCAACGTCATGTCACGCAATTCCGCGGCGCTGCAGTTGCGCTATCTGCAGACCCTGTCCGACATGAGCACCAACAACAGCTCCACCATCGTGTTCCCGCTGCCGATGGACATCATGGAAAGCTTTGGCAAGCGCGGCAAACCGTCGAACGACGACACGCCCAACTGAACCTCACCTTTCCGGCAGACACAAAAAAGGCCGGCAGTGCCGGCCCTTTTGTGCATCGTCGGAGCGTCTTACTTCATGCTCGACTTCTGCAGCATACGCTTGGCGCGCTCGTTTGCTTCTTCAGCAGACTCTTGCGCTTCCATGGCGGCGGCCATGGCTTCTTCTGCTTTCTCGTAGGCAGCGTTAGCGCGGCTCTGAGCGGAGTTCGCGGTGCTCAGTGCGTTGCTGGCAGTCTGCTCTGCAGAGTTGGCAGTTGCTGCGGCGTCATCAATTGCTTGCTGGTTGCTGGCACAGCCAGCAGTCAGAGCGGTGGCCAGTGCAAAACCTGCGATCATCAACTTACGCATTCTCATTACCCCTTATTGGTGGTTATTGCTTCCTATGACTGCAGAAGTCTATGGAACGAACTCCCTGTCTGTTCCGCAGTGATGGACAAACCGACGTCCAGTTCGCCATTAGCAGTGTAGAACACCGCCTTACGAATAGAGAACTATAGATCAGGATCTTACGTTAGCCAATTACCGGTTCGTAACACGTACGTTAAAGTGACGCGTCAGGGGAGGATACGGATTGGTGTGCCGTCCGGGACCAGCTTCCAGATCTGGTCCATGGCCTCGTTGCTGACCGCGATGCAGCCGTCGGTCCAGTCGAGGCCGGCGTAGGCAAACGCCATGTCGCCGACATCGTTGGGCAGGCCGTGGATCATGATCTGGCCGCCGGGGTCGAGGCCCCAGGCCGAAGCCAGCTCGCGGTCACGGTCGTTGGGGTAGGAGATGTGGATGGACTTGTAGTACTGGCTGCCGGGGTTGCGCCAGTCCAGGGTGTACTCGCCTTCGGGGGTGCGCTCGTCGCCCTCGAACAACTTGTGCCCTTCCGGATTGTCGCCCAGGGAAATGCGGTAGGAGTGGACGGGCTGGCCGTCGGCCATCAGATCCAGGCGACGCTTGGCCTTGTGCACCACGACCCGATCCACACGCAGGGCCTGCTGCTGACCGGGCATGGTTTCAGGATAGGCCGCCGGCGCCATCGCCAGATTACCGGCGGCGACAGACACCGTCGGCAGGCACAATAAACTCCACAGCGCGGCAAGCGCCAAACGTCGGAAAAGCATAGAAAACCAGTAGATTGCTGAAAGTTAATGCCCCTTATATAGCACAGCCTCCGGGGCCATTCGACTTCCAATCGTTACGCTGCGATGTGTGCAGGTTTCAATCTGCGACCCGTTGTCGCTATCGCCGACACATTCCCGCCGTCGCCCCTTCTAATCCCCGGAAGCAGACACAACGCTATCACGCAGGCGGCGCTCCCAACAGGTCGCGTCCAGCGGCCGGTCCGCAATCAGCTCAATCCGGGCCATGGTCTGCTCGCGGATCGGATAGGTCGCCAGGTCGCCTTCCTGGCCATTGACCGCCTGCCAGCCGGACGGGGTGTGCACCACGGCCTTGACCCGTCGCAGATCGGCGCTCCCCAGCGCGCGATAGAGCCTGTCGGTCTGGAACAACGTGGCAGCCGGCAGCGCCCAGCCCAGACTGGCATAGCCCTGGCCCCGGTTTTCCCGGCACACCCACTGCCCCGAGGCGACCGAGAACGCCAGGTCGTCGAAAGTCGGTAACGCCTCCTTGATCATGGCGTCGTGGGCATGGGGATCGGCAAACGTCGCCGTCCCGCCTGGCCCGTCGAGCCAGCCCAGCGGCAGCTGACCCTGCCTGATCGTCCCGAACCGCTGTTTGGCCGGCTGCTGCGCTTGCGACCAGGCCCAGAAACCGGCCAGCTGGTCGTCGCTGCACAGGTCGGCCTTGCTGGCCACCAGCACGTCGGCGGCCGCCACCTGGTCTCGGAAATTGATGTTGTCACGCACTCGCGCTTCCTCAAGGCGGCGGGGATCCACCAGCGTCACCGAGGCGCGGAGATCCAGCACGTCCCGATAGAACTCGCCACGCAGGGTCGACAGCACCCGCGCCGGATGCCCCAGCCCGGTGGGTTCGATCAACAGGCGGTCGGGGCGCGCTTCCCGGATCAGCATGTTCAGCCCCATCTGCATGGGCAGGCCGGCGGCACAACACATGCAACCGCCCGGTACCTCGCGCACGAACGCCCCGCTGTCGCGCAGCAGGGCGCCGTCGATGCCGACTTCGCCAAATTCGTTGACCAGAACGGCCCAGCGCTCGTCCGCCGGCTTCTGCGTCAGCAGATGGCGGATAGCGGTGGTCTTACCGGCGCCGAGAAAACCGAGGATCAGGTGGGTGGGAATCGCCATGGCACAACCTAAATACGTTATAACGTAACCATATTATCACGATGCCCGTGGGCGGAACGACGCCACAC
This DNA window, taken from Marinobacter bohaiensis, encodes the following:
- a CDS encoding slipin family protein, translating into MLGSLIPYIAPTVLILLILGAAIRIIPEYERGVVFFLGRFQGVKGPGLIIVIPGIQQLIRVDLRVITLDVPSQDVISKDNVTVKVNAVLYFRVVDPEKAIIRVENYGTATSQLAQTTLRSVMGKHDLDEMLTERDKINADIQEIIDTQTEEWGIKVANVEIKHVDLDESMIRAIARQAEAERERRAKVIHAEGELQASEKLVEAANVMSRNSAALQLRYLQTLSDMSTNNSSTIVFPLPMDIMESFGKRGKPSNDDTPN
- a CDS encoding Lpp/OprI family alanine-zipper lipoprotein; this encodes MRKLMIAGFALATALTAGCASNQQAIDDAAATANSAEQTASNALSTANSAQSRANAAYEKAEEAMAAAMEAQESAEEANERAKRMLQKSSMK
- a CDS encoding L,D-transpeptidase family protein, which gives rise to MLFRRLALAALWSLLCLPTVSVAAGNLAMAPAAYPETMPGQQQALRVDRVVVHKAKRRLDLMADGQPVHSYRISLGDNPEGHKLFEGDERTPEGEYTLDWRNPGSQYYKSIHISYPNDRDRELASAWGLDPGGQIMIHGLPNDVGDMAFAYAGLDWTDGCIAVSNEAMDQIWKLVPDGTPIRILP
- a CDS encoding CobW family GTP-binding protein yields the protein MAIPTHLILGFLGAGKTTAIRHLLTQKPADERWAVLVNEFGEVGIDGALLRDSGAFVREVPGGCMCCAAGLPMQMGLNMLIREARPDRLLIEPTGLGHPARVLSTLRGEFYRDVLDLRASVTLVDPRRLEEARVRDNINFRDQVAAADVLVASKADLCSDDQLAGFWAWSQAQQPAKQRFGTIRQGQLPLGWLDGPGGTATFADPHAHDAMIKEALPTFDDLAFSVASGQWVCRENRGQGYASLGWALPAATLFQTDRLYRALGSADLRRVKAVVHTPSGWQAVNGQEGDLATYPIREQTMARIELIADRPLDATCWERRLRDSVVSASGD